One window of Papaver somniferum cultivar HN1 chromosome 9, ASM357369v1, whole genome shotgun sequence genomic DNA carries:
- the LOC113310543 gene encoding elongation factor 1-alpha-like, protein MLLDIVTTSQADCAVLIIDSTTGGFEAAISKDGQTREHALLAFTLGVKQMICCCNKMDATTTKYSKARYDEIVKEVSSYLKKVGYNPDKIAFVPISGFEGDNMIERSTNLDWYKGPTLLEALDNISEPKRPSDKPLHLPLQDVYKIGGIGTVPVGRVETGFIKPGMVVTFGPTGLTTEVKSVEMHHEALQEALPRDNVGFNVKNVAVKDLKRGFVASNSKDDPAREAANFTSQVIIMNHPGQIGNGYAPVLDCHTSHIAINFAEILTKIDRRSGMELEKEPKFLKNGDAGIIKMLPTKPMVVETFSQYPPLGRFAVRDMRQTVAVGVIKEVEKKDPTGAKVAKSAVKKK, encoded by the exons ATGCTCCTGGACATCGTGACTACTTCTCAAGCTGATTGTGCTGTCCTCATTATCGATTCTACCACTGGAGGTTTTGAGGCTGCTATCTCAAAGGATGGTCAGACTCGTGAGCACGCTCTTCTTGCTTTCACCCTTGGTGTCAAGCAGATGATCTGTTGTTGTAACAAG ATGGATGCCACCACCACCAAGTACTCAAAGGCTAGGTACGATGAAATTGTGAAGGAGGTCTCATCTTACTTGAAGAAGGTTGGATACAACCCAGACAAGATTGCCTTTGTTCCTATCTCTGGATTCGAGGGAGACAACATGATTGAGAGGTCCACCAACCTTGACTGGTACAAGGGACCTACTCTTCTCGAGGCTCTTGACAATATCTCTGAGCCAAAGAGACCCTCAGACAAGCCCCTTCATCTTCCACTTCAGGATGTTTACAAGATTGGAGGTATTGGAACTGTGCCAGTGGGACGtgttgaaactggattcatcaagCCTGGTATGGTTGTTACCTTTGGACCCACTGGGCTGACCACTGAAGTTAAGTCTGTGGAGATGCACCACGAAGCCCTTCAAGAAGCTCTTCCAAGAGACAATGTTGGGTTCAATGTCAAGAATGTTGCAGTGAAGGATCTCAAGCGTGGTTTCGTCGCCTCCAACTCAAAGGATGACCCTGCCAGGGAAGCTGCCAACTTCACCTCCCAGGTCATCATCATGAACCATCCTGGTCAGATCGGTAACGGTTATGCTCCAGTTCTCGACTGTCACACTTCTCACATTGCTATTAATTTCGCTGAGATCCTCACCAAGATTGATAGGCGATCTGGAATGGAGCTTGAGAAGGAGCCCAAGTTCTTGAAGAATGGTGATGCTGGTATCATTAAGATGCTTCCAACCAAGCCCATGGTTGTGGAGACCTTCTCTCAGTACCCACCTCTTGGACGTTTTGCTGTTAGGGACATGAGGCAGACAGTTGCTGTTGGTGTCATCAAGGAAGTTGAGAAGAAGGACCCAACAGGAGCCAAGGTTGCCAAGTCTGCTGTCAAGAAGAAATGA